From the Sulfuriferula thiophila genome, the window AATTACTTGTTTTTAAGGTATTTTTCTTTTTTAAAATTCACTCGCGCAGTATGGTTTTATTTGGTGGTTTTATTGCCATGTAAGATTTTTGCGCGAAAAAATTGTATTAATTTTTACTGATGGAATGGGGGCTTGTTAATGAAAAGATGGATGAATTACGGTTTGGGGCTTGCAGTTGCGGTGACGCTTGGTGGTTGTGCTAATGCGCCTGTTTCAACATCACCGGGTGACACAACTCCTAATCTGGCTACGGTTGGTAAAGATGCGGCGACCAAAGCTGCAACTGCCAAGCTGAGTGAAAATGTGGCGATCAATAATGCGATCGCCAAAGCAGATGCGGCATACAAAACCAATCAGGCAGATAAGGCAACTGCTTTGCTGAAAGAGGCGGCTGTTGCCTATCCTGCTGACAAGATGCCCTGGTTGCGTATTGCTCAGGCTAAATTTGACAGTGGCAGCTACAGCGAGGCAATTGTAAATGCCCAGGAAGTATTAAACCGCGATGCCAAAGATAAAGTCGCCAATAGCATCATCGTGGTGAGCGGATTGCGTTTATCGACCAAAGCACTGTCAGATTTGCGTAGCCAGAATGAAATATCCGGTTCGCTACGCAATGAGGCCCAAGACCTGGCAAAAATACTGCGCGAAAGTCTGGGCGAATCGGTGCTGGTGACGGCACACCATAAGCCGGTTAATCATAAAAAAACCAAATTGCAAAAAGAAACTCCAGCAGCAACGGCCCAAGCCGCTAAGCCTTCTGCTGCCGCAGCCAGTTCGTCGGGATCAAGCAATCCATTTGGTGCATTGAAGTAGTTGTTAAGCTGCTTCGATCAGGCAGCTATTGGTATCTATTTTTTAATTTTAGACGATGAGTTGTAATTAATCGGGAGGCATCATGGCAAGAGAAAGTATACAAAAGAAACTGCAGAAAGTTCGCCCGCCAAGGGTGCAAATGACTTATGACGTAGAAATCGGGGATGCGATAGAGCAGAAAGAATTGCCTTTCGTAGCAGGAGTGGTGGGGGACTTTAGCGGTGCTTCCGAAGTGGATAAAAAGCGCCTCAAAGAGCGCAAATTCGTGAGTGTCGATAATGATAATTTTGATGAAATGATGACGGCGATTGAGCCTCGTGCTGTGTTTCGTGTGGCGAATGAACTCAGTGAGCAGGGTGGCGAATTCGCGGTGGATCTGAAATTCAAATCCATGAGCGATTTTCGGCCGGAAGCTGTCGTGCAGCAGGTTGAACCGCTGAAACAATTGCTGGAAGCACGTACCCGGCTGGCTGATTTACGTAACAAGCTGGCGGGTAATGACAAGCTCGAAGATATATTGAACGACGTGCTTAACAATACCGAACAGCTCAATGCACTTGGCAAGTTGACTCACCCGTCGGAGGATAAATAATGTCCGCTCAATTACATGATGCTGCACAAGGTGTTGCGTTTGCCGAGGCTAATGCTGAGCCAAGCCTGTTGGATCAGATTGTTGAAAACAGCAAAGTGGCAAAATCAACGATCGAACACAATCGTGCCAAGGATCTGATATCCGAACTGGTTAATCAGGTGATGCAAGGTACGGTGGTGATGTCCGCTAATCTCACTGCAACTCTGGATGCGCGGGTTGCCGAACTGGATCAGCTTATTTCCGCTCAGGTTAGCGCAATCATGCATGCGCCGGAATTCCAGCGGCTGGAGTCGAGCTGGACCGGATTGAATTATTTGATACGCAATACTTCCACCAGTCCTAATCTGAAAATAAAAGTGCTGAATGCAACAAAAAAAGAACTGG encodes:
- a CDS encoding tetratricopeptide repeat protein, with product MKRWMNYGLGLAVAVTLGGCANAPVSTSPGDTTPNLATVGKDAATKAATAKLSENVAINNAIAKADAAYKTNQADKATALLKEAAVAYPADKMPWLRIAQAKFDSGSYSEAIVNAQEVLNRDAKDKVANSIIVVSGLRLSTKALSDLRSQNEISGSLRNEAQDLAKILRESLGESVLVTAHHKPVNHKKTKLQKETPAATAQAAKPSAAAASSSGSSNPFGALK
- the tssB gene encoding type VI secretion system contractile sheath small subunit; amino-acid sequence: MARESIQKKLQKVRPPRVQMTYDVEIGDAIEQKELPFVAGVVGDFSGASEVDKKRLKERKFVSVDNDNFDEMMTAIEPRAVFRVANELSEQGGEFAVDLKFKSMSDFRPEAVVQQVEPLKQLLEARTRLADLRNKLAGNDKLEDILNDVLNNTEQLNALGKLTHPSEDK